One Cicer arietinum cultivar CDC Frontier isolate Library 1 chromosome 8, Cicar.CDCFrontier_v2.0, whole genome shotgun sequence DNA segment encodes these proteins:
- the LOC140919018 gene encoding uncharacterized protein — translation MDRKWISANRLSKEYEIGVKEFVEFAVKNAKDPNRVVCPCLKCCFGKRVREDELEGHLVCNGIDQSYTCWIRHGEKKKGNINFENSSTYASTDFDTDTYEPDRVDEIAKAVEEDLRDCPKMFESLLSDAEKELYNGCTKFTRLSAILKLYNLKASNGWSDKSFTELLTLIKDMLPDDNELPSRTYEAKRILCSIGMSYERIHACPNDCILFRNEYELLKACPKCNVSRYKKKESTPAKVVWYFPIIPRFRRMYRSEEDSKHLTWHADERIRDGMFRHPADSPQWAKIDHEYPEFGIESRNLRLALSTDGMNPHGLQSISHSTWPVILVIYNLPPC, via the exons atggataggaaatggatttcagccaatcgattgtcaaaagagtatgaaattggagtgaaggagtttgttgagtttgcagtgaagaatgcaaaagatccaaatagagtagtttgtccttgtttaaaatgttgttttggaaaacgtgttagagaagatgaattagaaggacatctagtatgtaatggaattgatcaaagctacacatgttggataagacatggtgagaaaaaaaaaggaaacattaattttgagaatagttcgacatatgcttcaactgacttcgatacagatacatatgagccggaccgagttgatgagattgcaaaagcagttgaagaagatcttcgagattgtcctaaaatgtttgaaagtttgttgagtgatgcagagaaagaattatataatggttgtactaaattcacaagactgtcagcgatattaaagttgtacaacttaaaagcgagtaatggatggtctgataaaagctttacggaattattaacactcataaaagatatgttgccagatgataatgaacttcccagtcgaacctacgaggctaaacggattttgtgttctattggaatgagttacgaaaggattcatgcgtgtcctaacgattgcattttatttcgaaacgaatatgaactacttaaggcgtgtccgaaatgcaatgtctctcgatataagaagaaagaatctactccagcaaaagtcgtgtggtattttcctataataccaagatttaggcgcatgtatcgcagtgaagaagattcaaaacacttgacatggcatgcagatgaaagaattagagatggaatgtttcgacaccctgcagattccccacaatgggcaaaaattgatcacgagtatcctgaattcgggatagagtcaagaaatctaagacttgcactttctactgatggaatgaatccacatggtcttcaaagcatctcacatagcacgtggcctgtgattttggtaatatataacctacctccatg ttga
- the LOC140919122 gene encoding uncharacterized protein: MGYARLEQQIRKDTQADQPLGRHILWKEARVNKDGVVDNENVKKVVELCETIEQSSETQEGNKDTCRDILGKVFNVPEYSGRVRGKRFGVTSKSFFPQEKRQKPSNKEVLEKLRILSEQVAFLVNTNKDKQLPVQLQPEIQMESETGSCNVGLKSIPEGVTTCVLYLSSPTQRKVGKGILYNTWGEVLHNIPTPAGHVKVSPTVAFEPTAPLPIPDNDGDMKFLSDAIGSYVAWPTHLVALQKKIPKDKSVTSPEKVQINKPPLQPKKGSKPQKLEVNRAAKLQRLEGNKAAKLAATKNLDRGKSVAAAAAPNKSQPRLGKYGACLDIQIKRNMGSSNDSPIVQMNKDIFGDEYIEYLEKEQMYELLEHKELSATVISLYIRFLYEKVVCTRKLSNKYSFLSPHKMSMWKLDPENVKNYIVDMFLRNKESDKLFLAPYNSGYVILSFLIDENLIY; this comes from the exons atgggatatgcacgccttgaacaacaaatt agaaaagacacccaagccgatcaacccttgggtcgtcatatcttatggaaggaagcgcgtgttaacaaagatggagtggttgataatgaaaatgtcaagaaagttgtagaactttgt gaaactattgaacaaagttctgaaactcaagagggcaacaaggatacgtgcagggacattcttgggaaagtgtttaatgtccctgagtattccggtcgagtgagggggaaaagATTTGGCGTAACttccaaaagcttttttcctcaagagaagcgccaaaaaccttccaacaaggaagtattagagaaactcagaatcctatcggagcaagtggcattcttggtgaatacgaataaagacaagcaacttccggttcagctccaacctgaaatacaaatggagagtgaaaccgggagttgcaacgtcggtttgaagagtattcccgag ggtgtcactacatgtgtcctatacttgtcctcgcctactcaacggaaggtgggaaaaggaatattgtacaatacttggggagaagtattgcacaatattccgacccccgcgggccatgtcaaagtatcgcctacggttgctttcgaaccaactgcaccgttgcccataccggacaacgatggagatatgaagttcttaagcgacgctattggcagttacgtggcatggcccacacaccttgttgccctccaaaaaaagattcccaaggacaaatcagttacatctcccgaaaag gtccaaataaataaaccacccctacagccaaaaaaaggcagcaaacctcaaaaattggaggttaatagggctgccaaactacaaaggctggagggtaataaagctgccaaacttgcagcaacaaaaaatctggatcggggaaaatcggtcgctgctgctgctgctcctaataaaagtcagccacgccttggtaaatacggggcgtgtcttgacatccaaataaaaaggaacatgggcagcagcaacgattcgcccatcgtacaaatgaataaagacatctttggagatgagtatattgaatacctcgaaaaggagcaaatgtacgaacttctcgaacataaggagctgagtgctactgtaatcagcttgtacataag gtttttgtacgagaaggtcgtgtgcacgaggaaactgtcaaataaatactcattcttgtctccacataagatgtcgatgtggaaactcgatccagaGAATGTAAAaaactacattgtagatatgtttttaagaaataaagaaagtgataaattgttcttggcaccatataattcagggtacgtaattttatcttttttaattgatgagaatttaatttattag
- the LOC101500916 gene encoding protein AE7-like 1 isoform X2 — MTLGLINANPVVHAKKERIVRSEEPHTDNVIDPLDIYDFVRDIRDPEHPYSLEQLSVLSEESITVDDKLGLILITFTPTVRHCSMATVIGLCLRVKLKHYFPPHYKVDIKVSPGSHASEESVNKQLNEKLQFPLYAYLPAT, encoded by the exons ATGACGCTGGGTTTAATCAATGCCAATCCCGTAGTTCACGCCAAGAAAGAGAGAATCGTTCGCTCCGAAGAACCTCACACCGATAATGTTATTGATCCCCTCGATATTTATGAT TTTGTGAGGGATATTAGGGATCCCGAACATCCTTATTCTTTGGAACAGCTCAGTGTTCTATCGGAGGAATCAATTACTGTTGATGATAAATTGGGTCTGATTCt GATAACGTTTACTCCAACTGTGCGACACTGTAGTATGGCTACTGTGATTGGTCTTTGTTTGAGAGTTAAGCTAAAGCACTACTTCCCTCCTCATTACAAA GTGGACATTAAAGTGTCTCCAGGATCTCATGCCTCTGAAGAATCAg TCAATAAGCAATTAAATGAGAAACTACAGTTTCCTTTATATGCCTATCTTCCTGCAACATGA
- the LOC101501247 gene encoding vacuolar sorting protein 39-like produces MVHSAYDCLQLIPDSNGKIEAIESYGSNLLLGYSDGSLRIYSPETESSDRSKPYVLEKNLVGFTKKPVVSMEVVESRELLLTLSESIAFHRLPSLETIAVITKAKGANVFCWDDRRGFLCFARQKRVCIFRHDGGRGFVEVKELGVPDVVKSMSWCGENICLGIRREYVILNASNGALSEVFTSGRLAPPLVVPLPSGELLLGKENIGVFVDQNGKLIHEGRICWSEAPLEVVIQKPYAIALLPRFVEIRSLRDPYPLIQTIVLRNVRHLCQSNNSVILALDDSIHGLFPVPLGAQIVQLTASGNFEEALSLCKLLPPEDSSLRAAKEGSIHIRYAHYLFDNGSYEEAMEHFLASQVDITYVLSLYPSIILPKTTIVHEPEKLDIDGDTSYLPRVSSGVSDEMEPSLSDENAALESKKTNHNMLMALIKYLQKKRSSFIEKATAEGTEEVVLDAVGNNFASYTRFKKTNKGRGNMSVGSGAREMASILDTALLQALLLTGQSSAALELLRGVNYCDMKICEEIIRKGNLNVALLELYKCNSLHRQALELLHKLVEESRSEQPEIIQRFKPEDIVEYLKPLCGTDPILVLEFSMLVLESCPSQTIELFLSGNIPADMVNSYLKQHSPNMQARYLELMLAMNENAISGNLQNEMVNIYLSEVLDWHADLNAQQNWDEKAYTPTRKKLLSALEGISGYNPEALLKRLPQDALYEERAILLGKMNQHELALSLYVHKLHVPELALSYCDRVYESTHQPSVKYSSNIYLLLLQIFLNPRRTTASFEKRITNLLSQQNSSISRVGAASIKTKGGRGSKKIAEIEGAEDTKVSLSSTHSSKSDGDADEFNEGDSTIMLDEVLDLLSRRWDRINGAQALKLLPRETKLQDLISFIGPLLRKSSEMYRNYSVIKSLRQSENLQVKDELYSQRKAVVKVTSDSMCSLCRKKIGTSVFAVYPNGSTLVHFVCFKDSQNMKAVAKGSQLRKR; encoded by the exons ATGGTGCACAGTGCGTACGATTGTTTACAACTTATTCCTGATTCCAACGGCAAGATCGAAGCCATCGAATCCTACGGTTCAAATCTCTTGCTCGGTTACTCCGATGGATCTCTCCGAATTTACTCGCCGGAAACTGAATCCTCCGATCGTTCTAAACCCTACGTGCTTGAGAAGAACCTTGTTGGTTTTACAAAGAAACCTGTTGTTTCAATGGAAGTGGTGGAATCGAGAGAGCTCCTTTTGACGCTCTCTGAATCCATTGCTTTCCATAGGCTTCCTAGTTTGGAAACTATAGCAGTTATCACCAAAGCTAAAGGTGCTAACGTCTTTTGCTGGGATGATCGAAGAGGATTCCTTTGTTTCGCTAGGCAGAAGCGCGTTTGTATTTTTAGACACGATG GTGGTAGGGGATTTGTAGAGGTGAAAGAGCTGGGTGTACCGGATGTGGTGAAGTCCATGAGTTGGTGTGGGGAGAATATATGTTTGGGGATTAGAAGGGAATATGTGATTCTGAATGCATCAAACGGTGCTTTGTCTGAGGTTTTTACTTCTGGGAGACTAGCGCCGCCTTTAGTAGTGCCTCTTCCATCTGGAGAGCTGCTTCTTGGAAAG GAGAACATTGGGGTCTTTGTGGATCAAAATGGGAAACTTATTCATGAAGGCCGGATTTGTTGGTCAGAGGCCCCTTTGGAAGTTGTGATTCAGAAGCCGTATGCTATAGCTTTACTGCCCAGATTCGTGGAG ATTCGATCTCTTCGAGATCCTTATCCGTTGATACAAACTATTGTTCTTCGTAACGTTCGTCATCTTTGCCAAAGCAATAATTCTGTGATACTTGCTTTGGATGATTCTATTCATGGTCTCTTCCCTGTTCCTCTTGGAGCCCAG ATTGTCCAACTAACTGCTTCTGGCAACTTTGAAGAGGCCTTGTCATTGTGCAAGCTCCTTCCTCCTGAAGATTCAAGTCTCCGTGCTGCAAAGGAGGGATCAATTCATATAAG ATATGCCCACTATCTTTTTGACAATGGGAGCTATGAGGAAGCTATGGAACATTTTCTGGCATCTCAAGTAGATATAACCTATGTGCTTTCTCTTTATCCATCCATTATACTTCCAAAGACAACCATTGTTCATGAGCCAGAGAAGTTGGATATTGATGGGGATACTTCCTATCTCCCCAGAGTTTCGTCAGGTGTGTCAGACGAGATGGAACCCTCGCTGTCGGACGAGAATGCAGCACTTGAATCCAAAAAAACAAACCATAATATGCTTATGgctcttataaaatatttacagaAGAAGAGAAGTAGTTTTATTGAGAAGGCTACTGCAGAGGGAACTGAAGAAGTTGTTTTAGATGCAGTTGGGAATAACTTTGCATCCTACACTCGGTTTAAGAAAACAAACAAG GGGCGTGGTAATATGTCGGTTGGTTCTGGAGCTCGGGAGATGGCTTCAATATTAGATACTGCTTTACTCCAAGCGTTGCTTCTTACTGGACAGTCTTCAGCGGCTTTGGAATTACTGAGAGGTGTTAATTACTGCGATATGAAAATATGTGAAGAAATAATTCGAAAAGGCAACCTTAATGTTGCTTTATTAGAACTTTACAAATGCAACTCATTACACCGGCAAGCTCTTGAACTTCTTCACAAGTTAGTGGAAGAGTCAAGATCCGAACAGCCTGAAATTATACAAAGGTTCAAGCCTGAGGACATTGTTGAGTATCTCAAG CCGCTATGTGGGACAGACCCCATACTTGTTCTGGAATTCTCAATGCTTGTTCTTGAGAGCTGTCCATCTCAAACTATTGAGCTTTTTCTGTCCGGAAATATACCAGCAGATATGGTGAACTCATATTTGAAGCAGCACTCTCCAAACATGCAAGCTAGGTACTTGGAGCTCATGCTTGCAATGAATGAGAATGCCATATCTGGCAATCTGCAAAATGAAATG GTAAACATCTACCTATCTGAAGTACTTGATTGGCATGCCGACTTAAATGCTCAACAAAATTGGGACGAGAAAGCTTATACCCCAACTAGGAAAAAATTATTGTCGGCTTTAGAAGGTATATCGGGATACAATCCAGAGGCTCTGCTGAAACGTCTTCCTCAAGATGCTTTATATGAAGAACGTGCGATattgttgggaaaaatgaaCCAACATGAACTGGCATTATCTCTGTATGTTCATAAG cttcatgtTCCAGAATTGGCTTTGTCTTATTGTGATCGGGTGTATGAATCTACGCATCAGCCATCTGTAAAATATTCTAGCAACATATACCTATTGCTTCTGCAAATCTTTTTGAATCCTCGAAGGACCACAGCAAGCTTTGAAAAGAGAATTACAAATCTACTATCCCAGCAAAATTCATCCATTTCTAGAGTTGGTGCAGCATCCATAAAAACCAAAGGAGGCCGAGGATCAAAGAAAATTGCTGAGATTGAGGGTGCAGAGGACACAAAAGTTAGTTTGAGCAGCACTCACAGTAGCAAGAGTGATGGTGATGCAGATGAATTTAACGAGGGTGACTCTACAATCATGCTTGATGAGGTCCTTGATCTATTGAGCAGAAGGTGGGATAGAATAAATGGAGCTCAGGCCCTTAAACTTTTACCAAGAGAGACTAAGTTGCAG GATTTGATTTCATTTATTGGGCCTCTTTTGAGAAAATCTAGTGAAATGTACCGTAACTATTCAGTGATCAAGAGCTTGAGACAGAGCGAGAACCTTCAG GTAAAAGATGAGCTGTATAGTCAGAGGAAAGCAGTTGTGAAGGTAACCAGCGATAGCATGTGTTCTCTGTGCCGTAAGAAAATAGGGACTAGTGTTTTTGCTGTCTACCCCAATGGGAGCACTCTCGTGCACTTCGTCTGTTTTAAAGATTCTCAAAATATGAAAGCAGTGGCCAAAGGTTCTCAATTGAGGAAGAGATGA
- the LOC101500916 gene encoding protein AE7-like 1 isoform X1 yields MTLGLINANPVVHAKKERIVRSEEPHTDNVIDPLDIYDFVRDIRDPEHPYSLEQLSVLSEESITVDDKLGLILITFTPTVRHCSMATVIGLCLRVKLKHYFPPHYKVDIKVSPGSHASEESVNKQLNDKERIAAALENPNLRQLVDECLYSNEL; encoded by the exons ATGACGCTGGGTTTAATCAATGCCAATCCCGTAGTTCACGCCAAGAAAGAGAGAATCGTTCGCTCCGAAGAACCTCACACCGATAATGTTATTGATCCCCTCGATATTTATGAT TTTGTGAGGGATATTAGGGATCCCGAACATCCTTATTCTTTGGAACAGCTCAGTGTTCTATCGGAGGAATCAATTACTGTTGATGATAAATTGGGTCTGATTCt GATAACGTTTACTCCAACTGTGCGACACTGTAGTATGGCTACTGTGATTGGTCTTTGTTTGAGAGTTAAGCTAAAGCACTACTTCCCTCCTCATTACAAA GTGGACATTAAAGTGTCTCCAGGATCTCATGCCTCTGAAGAATCAg TCAATAAGCAATTAAATGATAAAGAAAGAATCGCCGCCGCCTTAGAGAATCCAAACCTGCGCCAGCTTGTGGATGAGTGTCTCTACTCCAATGAACTGTGA